CCTTGGTGTAGtagttagagttctggcttcCAAACTGTAGGCCCATGGTTCAAAGCCATATACGTATCATTGTTAAGGAAAGAGGTGTGACCATTCCACCAacaaaaacaagattaaattgCAAAGAACAATCgcattataattcttttttttttttacataaagttaAAATGTACTTTCAATTTGTAGATAATGTTTTGCAATTTGCATCAACAAtcaattatacttttatttgcaattgactttttttctctcttttgataatctaaaacttaaaaaatttttaagaaatttttagcTCTAGAATTTGAAAAATCTATTCTAGTTTTACCCAAtttgcttttttcaaaaaagtgtgtattagaaacaatttaaattgCAGAGATTGCATCATCCAAATTTTGCAAGTTGCTATTTCTTATTAAACTCTtccaaaacattaaaattctacaattctatttttttttaagtaataataataaatatattcatatattctgaaaagaaaactttcaatacATCCACTTGctgtaaaaatttagttgacTAAATTTAggctaaaataatttcttatatatttcaaaactctttttatacatttatttacatgtttacaCAACAAGACATTTTAACAACTCGGAGttttattgctttttcaaaaattgaataacaaGCTTCAAATGAATCGTATAAACTTTAGTTGCAGCATGTAATTTTGTCATCAGTCCACATGTTTTTATAGCTTTTGTGTAGGTACAtgtcaaacatttttaatttgcgagtattctttttcacttataatttttgtcttgcagtacatacatacatacatgcatacatgcatacatacatgcacaTAAGATGCATATAGTAATAAGTTTAACatacatgtaataataataataaaaaaaataaatatatatgaaaaagttaaacaaactgGTGTTAAGGATCTACTCAATCACGCAAAAAAACCACAGAAGCAAGTCCATTACTTGACCCAATGCAACTCAAAGTGCAAAAAGAACTTTCACAACTTCAAGAAAAGCTTGCTATTAGTGAAGAGAAACAAGCCCaggtatttttcttttttaattatttcaaatgatttttttgtcatGATTTTCTATGGTATGTATTCCTATTACCTTCAAATACaacaagttttttgtaataGCTTCTTTTGGCAAACAGTAATCTGGAAGAACAATGTAAAATGTTGAATCTCAAGTGCTCTGAAGTTATGAAAGAGATGCAGCAGAAAAAAGCAGAGCTTAATATTatcatttcaaacaaaaataaagaaattactcTAAAAGATGAACAGATttctcaattgaaaaaaaaaatgtcagacttatttaataatcttgatGATAAATCTGGATCATCTTCCAAAAAAGAAAAGACTTCAGAACAACGTCAGAATTATGAACAGGTGATtactattatttgattttagtttatttatttttgttataaaagtgATAAATGCACTTGGAATACCTGTGCACTAATCAGGTCTGTTTTTAGGTTTCAGAAAAACCACAACTTTATATCTTTCTATTTTATTAGACAAGACACTTCTTGTATCTTTtctatcaacaaaaaaaacttgaatcaaattttaatattcttgACCTTCCTGAggatttgaataataaatactttcatgtaattattttttttatattttaaattttacaatttcagCCTTATAAAAGCCTAGCTTCTtagggtttttttaaataaaaaaacaaaatttatgaaactAATCTAAAATGACAATATCATAATGTTCGAATTCTGAAATTTTTCTATATAGGGACTGTAAATATAGCATGACTGGAAATATAAATTGACTGTAACAGTGAATATTGATTGTAACAGTGGATGTTGATTTTAACAACGGATATTGATTGTAACAGTGGGTAttgataaacttattttaaaatcttcactATTTTATGTTGGTATACAGACTGAATTATTGGTATCGCTTTTAAGATGTGAAAGTATCAATCTTTatgaagttaaatttttaaagaaagaagtAGAAAACATGAGAAAAGATTTGTGAgtgaatcaaaaaatattttggaaaaagagaaaaaaaaaataatcatttaattttgcaCATCTAAGCTCTGCTAACTATGTTACTATAGttactagtatatatatatatatatatatatatatatatatatatatatatatatatatatatatatatatatatatatatatatatatatatatatatatatatatatatacatatacacagacacacagacacacaaataaacagaaaacaaaatttggtAAGTGATATGATCAAGAACTGAcacgttttaatattattataaagttgtaataaGGTCCATTAGTTGTAATATTAGTACAAAGTTGTAATTTGTAGTATTTTAGTAGAACTTTTAGAGCAACCTCTGTTAAGacttctttgtaaaaaaaatacatgtgcTAAATGCAAATACTAAAATCAAATGCAAAAGTccatttatgaaaattttaaaaaaaatttaaattgattagtTATCAAAGTCTCCATGGCCAAAAAAAGGTTTGTCTTTTTGCAAATATGCTTTGGAACTTCATACTTTACCaagaaatgattataaataactGTGTCAATTGATAATTATGCAATCACTTACACAATGCGAAATTGTTTAgtgtgttgtttttaaaaaaacttgtaattatatgtataattacagtttttatgcaataaaatctaaaacagACTTGAGGTGGTTCCTCTAAGTTGCAAGATACAATGAAATGTTTCAgaactagaaaataaaattttcagattcttttattttaatttttaacaccTGATAACAATTATTTTAGGTAATGTTGAAAGCACTGATTTGAGAGAAAAATATcagtacttttaaaattattttaggtcaTGTTGAAAGAACTAACTGATTTAAGAGAAAAATGTCAGTACTTACAAAATGCTTTGTGGCAGCATGGGCAAtgcaaaattgttttagaaaatgagcttcataatttaaaattgcatgTTAACTCTTCAAGGGAGGTAAGCAtcttatatacataatataagcATCTTATATACATAGAAGGTAAGCATGTTAAATTATATGCAACTTTGAAGGTGGTTTGGGGTTTCTTATCATAAATTCTGTTTTAGATATCATCTGTCAAGGAAGCCAATAATGgtaatttattaaatgctttaaatgatttaaaattatttattgttttgaaaaatgtatataatagatgtagaagtttttaatgaaaatttttcaataatttcagGAAATAAAAATGACATAGATTTGCTTCGCCAACAACTCGACATATATGCAGATGACTTTAAAGCTGAAAAGgcggaaaaagaaaaacttttatcagAGAATCAATCACTTAAAAAACAAGTAGCATTATTAAACGAGGAGAAAGAGCCTTTAATGAGacaagtaaagaaatttaaaataaactgatAATAGTATTTTAGAAACTCTTTGTAAATTTAAGTAGTTATTCCACAACTTAATGAGCTTCCcctaatttaaaaagttctagCTGAAGTTCCTTTTATGCTGAGTAAAACCATttttaagctaaattttttttttagcttcaatATTATGAGGAAGATTTTCGGAAAGAACGTGATAAGCGTATTGAACTTCTTCGAAAAAATAACCTAGTGTCCTCTGaagtagttttttatttctttagttttttttatcatttaattttgaaatcagtttgagttaaataatttaattactgtaaatattatatatatatatatatatatatatatatatatatatatatatatatatatatatatatatatatatatatatatatatatatatatatatatatatatatatatatatatatatatataggccctgtgaatctttgaaattttgaatcgaatcagaaaagaaatttaagttttgttttagaaaactttatatattgGAATTTTGataagtaattttataaaaacatttattttataatattttataaagtaaatggCCCACACTATGcaatgttattgaaaaaaaaaattattatctttgaTTATAAGGGGGAATAGGACAAATAAAGGTTCAAAGCTTTTTCTGCAAAATTCAACATGACATAAACTATTTTTCGACAACAATGAATACTATgcatacaattttataaaagctaGCTTTTTTAAGGCTCGATGTTAAAATTTCTGATTTGCAGAGGCCttgaaattttatgaaacattgacaggtaaaacttaattttaccTGTCAATGTTAACAAAATTGACTAATACACAATACACAGAGGCAGTAGAAATATACAAGGCTGTTAACTAATCTACCTATGGAAATCTACTTATGGAAATTTACAAGGGTGTtagctaataaaaatttacaataatatagaACAATAAAATCTAGAAGAACAtgtattaacaaaaaatcaaaggGTGCATAATGGATATTGCTAGGACTATCTTAATTTGAATCTGTGAGTATCTATGCATATGTTAAGTATCAAAAGATGTtaactaactaaaaatatagaCTGATAGAAATATACGTAAATGCGTATAATTGGGGATCTATAAAGAACTAAAAGGGtacataa
This Hydra vulgaris chromosome 04, alternate assembly HydraT2T_AEP DNA region includes the following protein-coding sequences:
- the LOC100203884 gene encoding TNFAIP3-interacting protein 3 isoform X4, translating into MSLDRKKNVVKDAFADKILTKDQSIDNLSSSIFDIFKEDNSNSGGICLAEQSNCLTSTSSFVDPFANEIQLGYKSQSLPYIKQNGSTQSRKKTTEASPLLDPMQLKVQKELSQLQEKLAISEEKQAQLLLANSNLEEQCKMLNLKCSEVMKEMQQKKAELNIIISNKNKEITLKDEQISQLKKKMSDLFNNLDDKSGSSSKKEKTSEQRQNYEQVMLKELTDLREKCQYLQNALWQHGQCKIVLENELHNLKLHVNSSREISSVKEANNGNKNDIDLLRQQLDIYADDFKAEKAEKEKLLSENQSLKKQVALLNEEKEPLMRQLQYYEEDFRKERDKRIELLRKNNLVSSENSSAQSSFSLYPSYSEGEAQRKWKEYCCLVVEKENLTDRINELENQGITRYNGKISDQNSNYSNASFRSKTQNHPQQKLFQRSPDQYYRPDDWPNNVFGNRMGSESSFDAHHYYP